GGCCGACGGGGTGAACGACGCCGCCGAAAACCGGATCAAGCGCAAAGTGATTCTGCGGCGGCTTGACGAGCAGGCTGAGAGCGGCTGGGTGCTGATTGACCTGGGCGGGGTGATCGTCCACCTCTTCTCTGCGGCGCAACGCAAACACTATAACCTGGAAGAGTTGTGGAAAGAGGGAAAGATTTTGTTGCGAGTGCAGTAGCAAACAAGGTAGTAAAGACGAGAGAGCCGCTGGCGCCGGCGACGAAGAAGGGCGCTTCGATTTTCATTTTGGCGTCTGTTTGAGGCGGCACTCCTCACACGGACACAACCCCCGCAAATACTCCCAACTGTAAATGCCATACTTGTGGCCGTCGTGCCACAACAATTGCAGGGCGTAGCTACCCACCAGGTCGGCGCCGAGAAGCTCGTACGTTTGCATCGGCGTCAGGCTGAAGACGTTGGGGTCGGGCGGCGCGCCCATGTTCTCGTGCCCGCCCCGGCAAGAGGCGCACGGGCAGGCGGCGCGCAGGCCGTCGAACGGATACTCGCTCCTGTGCCCGTCATCCCAGGGAATGACCAGGACGCGGCGGGACTTGCTGATTTGGATGGCGGTGGGTTTGGGCATTCAGAATTAGAGATCAGAGGATTGGAGGATTGGAGAATTCTCCAATCCTCTATTTCACGGCCCCGTCGTCGCCTCAAGATAATTCTCCACCGCCCAGCCGTTGCGGTTTTCGTCGGCGGGGTCAACCAGGAACCACCAGGTGAAGCCGTCGGCGATGGTGGGGCCGTTGGCCACTTTGAGCACTTCGCTGGGCAGGGCCAGGTAGTTGACCTCGCCGCTGAGCGAGGGCGCTTGCCGCAGTTTGAGCGGGTCGCCATCGGTGCGGACGACTTGCACGAAACTGCCCAGGTTGATCACGCCGGGGTTGACGTTGGGCGGAACGGTGGGGGTGGGCGGCTCGAGAGTGGGCAACTCGGTGGGTGAAGCCTGGCCGGAACCGGGGAACGGGGTTGAGGTGTTGCTAACGATGATGAACTCTGGCACGGCGGTGACACGCGGCAGAGTGGGGCGCGAGACCAAAATGACGGCCCAGAGGGAGAGACAGGTGACGGCGAACAAGGCCGCCAGGAACCCCAAGGCCCACAATGGAACCGCCGCCTGCCCGATCCGGTTTCGCCGGGAATAACTGGGTTGGGTTTCCTCAGACATCCGCCCTCGCGATCAGCACGGTGATGTCGTCGAAGGCCGGCGCATTTCCGCGAAAGGCAAACACGTCGTTAAAGATCGCATCGCAAATTTGCTGGGCCGAGCCGTCGCGATTCTTGTCGAGCAAGGCGATCAGCCGCTCCAACCCATAAGGTTCGTTGTCATCTTGGACGGCGTCGGGCACGCCGTCGCTGTACATCACCAGCGTGTCGCCAGGAGCAAGAGTGATCTCGCACTCTTCGAGCGTCAGCCCTTCCAGCAATCCGAGAAAGCGGCCTTCAGCGTCAACTTCGGTGTAGCCTTCTTTGCCTTTCCTCAGCAAGAGCGGTCTGTCCTGCCCGGCGCGCACGTAGCGCAAGCGCCCGGTGGCCGGGGTGAGCACGCCGTAAAAAGCGGTGACAAACATGCTGGAATTGGCCGACACTTCGAGGAGCCAGCGGTGCACGCCTTGCGCCACCACTTGCGGCGAGAGACTGCGGCGCGACTCGGGCAGGAACAAACTGCGGGTGACGGCCATAAACAGCGCCGCGTGAATGGACTTGTCGGAAACGTCGGCCATGAGCAAGCCCACGTGCTCGTCGTCCACCTGAATCACGTCGTACAAGTCGCCGCCAATCGTCCGCGCCGGCACATTGCGCCCGGCAAACGTCCAGCCTTTCACGTTGGGGAAAACGGTGGGCAGTAAACTTTGTTGCAGTTCGGCGGCGATCTCAAGCTCGTGTTCCAGTTTCTCTTTGGCGACGATCTCGGCTTGGGCCGCTTTGAGGTCGGCGTAGGCTTTGGTCAGTTCGATGTTTTTGTGGGTGAGGTCGGCGATGGAGGCTTCGCTGGAGACGCGGAAATTCGTCGTAATCACCCGCATCACCGACAAGGCCACCGATGGGTTTTTCTTGAGCAGGTTGTTGAGGGTGTCTTCGGAAATCTCCAGCACAGTCGTGTCGTCAATGGTGGAAACTGACGCCGTG
The DNA window shown above is from Chloroflexota bacterium and carries:
- a CDS encoding DUF971 domain-containing protein, giving the protein MPKPTAIQISKSRRVLVIPWDDGHRSEYPFDGLRAACPCASCRGGHENMGAPPDPNVFSLTPMQTYELLGADLVGSYALQLLWHDGHKYGIYSWEYLRGLCPCEECRLKQTPK
- a CDS encoding SpoIIE family protein phosphatase, coding for MSDAVQIIRQAFEGLDEDEVTALAQAAERCTYPPGTVLCREGNIEHVFYIILDGSVAITRQLGDGGTRQLSVRGPGHFFGEMALIDQKPRTASVSTIDDTTVLEISEDTLNNLLKKNPSVALSVMRVITTNFRVSSEASIADLTHKNIELTKAYADLKAAQAEIVAKEKLEHELEIAAELQQSLLPTVFPNVKGWTFAGRNVPARTIGGDLYDVIQVDDEHVGLLMADVSDKSIHAALFMAVTRSLFLPESRRSLSPQVVAQGVHRWLLEVSANSSMFVTAFYGVLTPATGRLRYVRAGQDRPLLLRKGKEGYTEVDAEGRFLGLLEGLTLEECEITLAPGDTLVMYSDGVPDAVQDDNEPYGLERLIALLDKNRDGSAQQICDAIFNDVFAFRGNAPAFDDITVLIARADV
- the rsfS gene encoding ribosome silencing factor; its protein translation is MGGTTLDSLTFARSLVEAIEDKKGENIVLLDISGQSIFADYFVIATGASDRQLRALADGVNDAAENRIKRKVILRRLDEQAESGWVLIDLGGVIVHLFSAAQRKHYNLEELWKEGKILLRVQ